A part of Vulpes lagopus strain Blue_001 chromosome 4, ASM1834538v1, whole genome shotgun sequence genomic DNA contains:
- the WDR61 gene encoding WD repeat-containing protein 61 — protein sequence MTNQYSILFKQEQAHDDAIWSVAWGTNKKENSETVVTGSLDDLVKVWKWCDERLDLQWSLEGHQLGVVSVDISHTLPIAASSSLDAHIRLWDLDNGKQIKSIDAGPVDAWTLAFSPDSQYLATGTHVGKVNIFGVESGKKEYSLDTRGKFILSIAYSPDGKYLASGAIDGIINIFDIATGKLLHTLEGHAMPIRSLTFSPDSQLLVTASDDGYIKIYDVQHANLAGTLSGHASWVLNVAFCPDDTHFVSSSSDKSVKVWDVGTRTCVHTFFDHQDQVWGVKYNGNGSKIVSVGDDQEIHVYDCPV from the exons ATGACCAACCAG TACAGTATTCTCTTCAAACAAGAACAAG CCCATGATGATGCCATTTGGTCGGTTGCCTGGGggacaaacaagaaagaaaactctgagaCGGTGGTTACGGGGTCCCTGGATGACCTGGTGAAAGTCTGGAAGTG GTGTGATGAGAGACTGGACCTACAGTGGAGTCTAGAGGGACATCAACTGGGCGTGGTGTCTGTGGACATCAGCCATACGCTGCCCATCGCTGCATCCAGTTCTCTTGACGCTCATATTCGTCTCTGGGACTTGGATAATGGCAAACAGATAAAATCTATAGATGCAGGACCAG tgGATGCCTGGACTTTGGCCTTTTCTCCTGATTCCCAGTATCTGGCCACAGGAACTCATGTGGGGAAAGTGAACATTTTTGGTGTGGAAAGTGGGAAAAAGGAATATTCTCTGGACACGAGAGGAAAATTCATTCTTAGTATTGCATAT AGCCCTGATGGGAAATATCTGGCCAGTGGAGCCATAGATGGGATCATCAATATTTTTGATATTGCAACTGGAAAACTTCTGCACACGCTGGAAG GCCATGCTATGCCTATCCGTTCCCTGACATTCTCCCCGGATTCTCAGCTCCTGGTCACTGCATCAGATGATGGCTACATCAAGATCTATGATGT ACAACATGCCAATTTGGCTGGCACGCTGAGTGGCCATGCATCATGGGTGCTGAATGTTGCATTTTGTCCTGACGACACCCACTTTGTGTCCAG TTCATCTGATAAAAGTGTGAAAGTTTGGGATGTTGGAACAAGAACCTGTGTTCACACCTTCTTCGATCACCAGGATCAG GTCTGGGGAGTAAAGTACAATGGAAATGGCTCAAAGATTGTGTCCGTGGGTGATGACCAGGAAATCCACGTCTATGATTGCCCCGTGTAA